GCGTGTACCATGGCGGAGTTCACGGCATGGTAGGCCTGGCCGCGCGCCCGTTCCAGGACCTGCGTGATGCCTTCGTAGAAGCCCGACGGCAGTCGTATGTCGTCGGCTGCCGGCCTCTCTAGCCCCTTGCTCTCGTTTCCGCTCCTTTTTAGCATCTGCCCCTCCCTCTCTTGTGGTCTGAAATTGTATCAAGAGGCCCAGGCTTGATGCCGCCGACCATAATCTCAAGGCGGCGCCTTTCCGGCTTGCTGGGGAAACGTCGTATGCCGTGGCGTTTCCTCGGCGGGCGACTTCGCTCAGCTCTGCTGGGCTCACGCCTGGGTGAGCATGGCCTCGAACTGGTCGATGTGAAAGTGGGGGGCGACCGGCTGCAAGTCGGGCTCGTTGCCGAAGAGGTCGCACTCGATGGGGGACGCTGCCATGTCCACGTCGAGGCAGTCCTGCTCCGTTGAGACGGCGGCCCTCTTGGCGTCGGGGCCCACATCGGCGTAGATGTTGAGTGCCTTGCTCACGCTCGCGTGCCCGAGGCAGCTCACTGCGGCGCGCATGGTCCTGGGCGCTTGGAGGATGCGCGCCACGAGCGGGATGGTGCGGGCCGGGCTCGACGTCTTGGGCTCCTTCTCGTAGAGGGCGCCCCTGTCGTTCCCCCGTGCGTGGCTGACGGTGATGGTGCAGTCGCCCAGCATAGCGTCCAGCAACTAGCGTGCCTCGTCTGCCCCATCCGAAAGGAGGGTGTCAACGACGGGCCCCTCGGTCGTCGGGCCTGTGTCCGACAGGTCCCGCCCCCGCCCGTGGACGACCGGCTCGGCGCTCGCCTCCCGAGGTGACGCAGGACCCCCCGGGCTCGTCCCCGCTCGAGACCCGGATGCCGCGAAGCATTCGGTGGGCCGTCCCCGAGAGGAGGTCCCGGCCAGGTCCGGCTGGGAGCCGTACCCGGGCGCGGACACGGGCACGAGGCGGCCCGGGACGTACGGCAGGTGGAGTCTCGCCTTCGCGGGGGTGCGCTCCGAGACGACGCCAAACACGGCCCGCGTCAGGTCGCCCCTCGGGCGTCTGCCGCCCGGGAATCCGGCGTGGTCGGGGCCCTCGCGCGTCTTGCCCGCGAGGGGGTCGCCTCGCGGGCCGGCGGTTAGCTGAGGCAAGGAGAGAGCGTCCCGAGCCTCCCGTGCCCGTGGCCTCGCCCGACCGTGCCCCTGCCGCCCGCGACGGATCGCAGGTCGGGGGCGGTATTCGCGCGCGTCCCGGGTGTCCGGCCCCTCGTCGTGGGACGGCGCGTCGCGCGATTTGGCCCCGGGGTCGGGGTCGCGCCGCTCGCGGCAGTTGGCCATCTTGTGGGGCTCGGTCTGGGCGTCTGCCAGGATGTTGCGCGTTGCCGGTCGCGACCGTCGCGAGCCTCGGGTGGCCTACGGCCTCCGCCGCCTCCCCGGCGCGGTCCGCAGGCAGGTCGCTCGCCCTGGACCCGGCGGAGTGGCCCGGGTCGGCGGGGCGCTGACACGCGAGGTCCGCCACGAACGCGCGGTCAGCGCCGTCGATCTCGCGCGGCCTACCGCCGTGGGCGCCATCCGACAGAGCGCGCTCGACGCCGCTCTCGAGGTGCCTCGCCGCGCACGGGCGCACGCCGTCGGACGTGCGCCCGACCTTCTCGGCGATGGGCCCGGCGTCTCGCCGGAGTCGCACGGCAGCAGGATCCGGGCCCTGGCGGCGACCTGGGTCGTGCGCATGCGGGCCAGCCGCTCGGGCCTCTCCCTGTCTCTCGCGCCCAGCGCGACCGCCGTCCTCGACCCTGCCAAATCGTGCCTCCCGTCCCCGCCCTCCGTCAACGGGAGCATGCCGCACCTGCAGTCCAGTTACTTCGTGGATATTATACTAGTGGACATCGAGCGCCCGCTCGATGTCATTGTCGCAGGACGCGAGATAGGGCGAGAGCCGTGCTGTGGAGAGCCACCGCTCGGGCCAAGCGCCTGTCTTAGCGGCCTCGCCCTGCTCGGCAATGCCTTCGATGGCTCGGTTCTCCCACCCGCGCACGTGAGCTCTCTCTATAGACATAAGTTTAGACCCGGTGACTTGAACTAGCGGTCATCCTGGGTTCATCACCTGCCAGTATATCCGTGGTCTTCGGGGGTTTGTGTGGGTTGCTGCCTCGGCGAAGACGCCAACCTAGCGGCGGCGCAGCTCGCGCAGAAGCTGTTTTTCCGACCAAGGGGGAGGCGGCCACCGAGGGGGCGCTGGTGGTACGCCATGGTGGTTGGGGCACTCGTGCCGCCCGACGCGACTCGCGTCGCAACTAGCGGCGCAACAGTGTACACAAGTGCCCCAAAACAGAGCCGAGAGGCCGTTTTCGCCAATCTGTGTACACTCCTGCGTCCCCTCACCTGTCTACAACGGCGCAACAGTGTACACAAGTGCCCCAAAACGAATCCGAGAGGCCAGTTTCGCCGATCTGTGTACACTCTTGCGTCACTGCCCTGGCGGTGACGCCCACCACGCCGCCAGGGCAGTGACGCAACCACCCACCCACACGAACTCACGAAGCCCCATATCCGTTCCCCACTTTTGGCTGCTACATTATGACCAAGGACCTCTCCTGCCAATCGCGCAGGGTGCCGGACCCGTTTCCGATTCGATCAAGGGGTGCTCGCTGGTCGCGGTGAGCCTGGTGTGGAGATCAGCTTATCTCGTCTGACATGAAGACCGCGCAGGGCCCTCGCTGAGGCGGGTCACGACGCGCGCATCCAGCGCCGCCTCGACGGCAAGAGGCCGATGCGCGGTGCGAAAGTGCCTAAAGCGGAAGCACCTCTTCGTGCCTGTGCCCAAGCTGCTTTCGCGACGGCTGTCCGCATCGGCTGCCGACACCCCAGGACTGCGTTGTTGCAGGCTTTCTTGAAGCCGTCCCTAACGGGGGCGAGCTGGACATGTCGGGCATGGAGATGCGCCGTCTCGGCGAGCGATGGAAGCTGCCCACGGCGACGTGGACCTCCCCAGCAAGCTTCGCGACGCTCAGGGCCTCGTGGTCCTTGGTCGGGAAGAGCCTCTCGGGCCGCCTCCCTCAGCGTACCGCTTGACCTTCGCGCGTCCCTTTAGATGAATGAGGTGGTTGATATGCTCATTTATTGGATAAGTGACACGAAACGCGCGTCCGGGCGAAAGACCCATTCGAGACGGGCGTCATAGCAGCTGCACGCCTGAGGCTTGGCATGTCCGTACCGTCTCGCCATCCCAGACGGAGGCCTGCACCTCGCCTACGTGGGCCTTGCCCAAGAGCAGCATGCAAAGCCTGCTCTGGCCGATGCCCCCGCCGATGGTGTAGGGCAGCTCGCCCTCAAGGAGCATCTTGTGGAAGGGCAGTTTTCGGCGATCGTCGCACCCCGCGATAGTCAACTGTTGGTCCAGTGACGTGGGGCTCACGCGGATGCCCATGCTGCTTGCCTCCAGGGCGCAGCCGAGCACATCATCCCAAAAGAGTAGGTCGCCATTAAGGTCCCAGTCATCGTAGTCGGGGGAGCGGCTGTCGTGCGGGCGGCCGGAGCGTAGCGCCCTGCCGATGCCGATGATGAAGGTGGTGTGGTGGTCGGCCACAAAGCACCTCTCGCGTTCTTGGGGCGCAAGCTCGGGGTAGAGGTCCTCCAGCTCCTGCGCGCTCACAAAGGTGACCCTACGATCCAGCTCTACGTCGAGCTGGGGATAGTGCCACTTGAGCTCGTCGAGCGTGTCGCAGATGGCCGTGACAATGCGGCTGACCACATCTTGCAGGTATTCGAGGGTGCGGTCCTCTTCGCAAATGACCTTCTCCCAGTCCCACTGGTCAACGTAGATGGAGTGCAGGTTATCGAGGGTTTCGTCTCGGCGGATGGCATTCATGTCACATACGAGACCCTTGCCCATGTTGAAGTCGTAGCGTCGGAGTGCGTAGCGCTTCCATTTCGCGAGTGACTGCACGACCTCCGCGTTCTTGCCCGTCGCCAGCACGTCAAAGCTCACGGGGCGCTCGATGCCGCTGAGATTGTCATTCATGCCCGTGGTTGGATCCACGACGAGGGGTGCCGTCACGCGCACGAGGTGAAGCGCCGTGCAGAGCTTTGCGAGGAAGATGTACTTGATGCGCTCTACGGCGCGCTGGGTGTCATAGAGTGACAGCCGCGATTCGTAGCCTTCGGGGATGATGGTCATGAACTCTCCTCGCTATGGGGTGGTTTTGTGTCAGAAACTCTACAGGAGTCTCATTACAGAGGGATACTAGCACAGCTGCTGACCCATCGGCCAAATGTCACGATTCGGGAGGCTGGGTCGTAAGGTTACAAGGAGCGCCTTTGGTAGCTCGCGATCGCCCAGAGTGCGTCTTTCCGTAAGTCGTGGGTCTCAAACTGCGCTTTTCCGTGAGGTGGCGGTTGCAGACTGCGTCTTTCCGTGAGGTGGCTCGACGTTTGCGCAGGTGAGGAAAAGCGCATTCTACGCAAAAGCGCACTCTGGTGGCTGGGGCTCACGCAAAAGCGCATTCTGGCTCCGCCCCTCACGCAAAAGCGCACTCTGCGATCCCCAGGTCCCACAGACTGCGCTTTTCCGTTACGTTGCGGCGTCCGGAAAGTGTGGAGCAACCGCCCGCCAGATTGCGGGGCACTATGGAAAATAGCTCAACTGGGCAAATGCGCTCGAGCAACCGCCCGCCAGACTGTGGGGCGGGTTGCGCCAAGGTCCGCAAAGATCGGTTTGGAGTTTGACCTCACGCAAAGGCGCAGTCTGACCGCAGCCCCCCAGTCCCTCACGCAAAGGCGCACTCTGGCCACACGCCCTCGATGCTGCCCCGCTCGACTGCGCTGGACTCCGGCCTTGCAGCTTCAGATGAATGAGGATGGCGCGCCTCTTGTCATCACATACCCGCATGGCGATTCTCGTCCACAGCCTCAGCTTCCCTTTGAGGACCCTTCGCGCCTCCGTGTAGAACACACGCTCCTCGACCAGCGGCATCCCGAGTTCGTCCGCGAACGCCCGCGCGTCGTTCACGTAGAAGAGGATCTGCGCGGACGCGTTGCCCGTTCGTTTCACGTACCTGTTGGCGTACCTGACGCCCACCTCGTTGGTGGCGTCAAAGACCAGCTCGCTGCCGGGCAGGCGCTCTGCGAGGTCCCTCAGGAACCCTGTGACCTGCTCCTCTCGGAAGTACTGAAATACGCCCGAGGCGATCAAAAGCGACGGGACCTTTCTGTCCACCCGTCCCGTCCAGCCAAGTTCGAACATGTCGCCCGCGATGATGACCTCGCTCGGGAGCGGGTCGATGAGCGACCGTCTCAGCTCGATCGTCTTTGGTAGGTCGATCTCGTAGAACGTGACCGCAGGCAGGCTGAGTCTCTGTGCCATCGTCTCTAGGCCTGCGCCGAGGTTGATGACGTTGCAGCCGCCAGGATATCTTGCCGCAAACGAACGCACCAGCTCGTCGAGGACGTGGTAGCGGGCAACCGAGGCGAGCATCGTGTACTCGGAGGAGTGCTTCCGTATCCTCTCGAGGGTCTCGACAGGAATCCGGTCTCGCAGCTTGAGGGCCGTCGCGTCACGAAAGTACTCGGGGAAGCGCTCCGTCGCGTATATCCTCGCCACCATCGGAATGTACGTCGTGTCAGCCACACCCTGCAGCTTGACGTGTCGGGATGCCCGCGCGTCGCTCATGCCCTCTTCCTCCTTAGCTCGTCTGGGGAGATGCGCTCGGGATATCTCCCCTCCTCGAGGATCTCCTTGAGGTAGCGGTTGTCCAGGATCATGTCGTCTCGGATCAGCTGCCAGTTCGCCTTCTTTCTGAAGAAGACATTGAATACGAGAAAGTTGATCACGGGGCCTATGATCGGCGTCTTTACGCCAAAGGACTCGGTGTGCGAGAAGCGGCAGCCGGTCTCCGTCCGCTCTCCTTCGAAGGTGATGAAGGCAGTCTTTCTGTCGCTCCTAAACACGAAGCGGAAGTGGTCACGATCTCGCACGCTCTGGGTGATGGTTCCCGTGACGTCGTAGTCGAGGCCCATCACGATCTCGCGAAACCTCACTCTGCTGCCGACGGTGACGCCTCCGTCGTACAGCTCGCACTCCAGGTGATACGGACTCCACCTGACGAACTCCTCCTCGAAGTTGTCTGCCCAGTCGCACAGGCGCTCGAAGGGAGCGTCTATATCAATGCGCTCGGTCAAGGTATGCATGGACCACCCCTTTGTATCTCTGCCTCTCGTCCTCGGGGGCGCCAAGGGCGCCTGCGCAGAAGTCGACCATGCGGTCCATGAGAGGGGAGGGGTCATCGTTGCCCCCTCGGGCGTAGCTGAGGTCGTAGACCATCTCGCCGATGCCACCCGCGACGAAGACGGCGGCTTGGTGGATGTCCTCCTCGTTGGTTCCGCGCCAGCCCTTCGCTCGTATGAACAGCTCCCACACCTCGACAAAGCGCTGCGTCAAATCCTCTCTCAGCTTAAGAGAGAACAGCAGGTTCTCGGCGGATGAGACGGCCTCGTTCCCGTGTCCGCCACGTGTGAGTGTGGCAAGGAACAAGGGGGCGACGCCCATCATGAGCTTGTCGGGGTCGTCCTCCCACCGCGCGACGACCTCATCGATGGCCTGCAGGTACCGCTCGGAATGCCGTCGCAGCACCGCCTGGTAGATCTCCTCCTTCGACTTGAAGTAGTAGTAGAACACGCTCGGGGAGGCGGTTCTGTTGCCCACCTCGTCGAGGATGTTCCTTACGGAGGTCGCGGCATAACCCTTGGAGAGAAACAGCCTGCTCGCCGCGTCGATCAGCTCGCCGCGACGGATCGTGGGGTCCTGTCTTCTCCTGGGCATGGAACTCCCTCTGACGGAAAGTTCATAGAATGATGTTCTACCTACAGATAATAGAGCAGTATTCTACGAATGTCAACGTTCAACGTCGAATGGCTACGCCCGTGCGTGGTCGCGGTCAGTCTCATACTTGTCAGATGAGGGCGGTGAGTCCGGTGTCTTGTCAAGCGGGTTGCGGCGTCGGCTTCTCGTGGCCGGGCGCAGGCGATTCGCAGGGATGCGTCGTAGCCGGCTGGCATGTCCTGCCGTTGGCGCCGGCAGCCCGCTTCAGCTGAAGGCAGCTTGACTTTCCCGGGGGAGGGGATAGCATTTATGCAGCCCCATGACCCCATTCTGAAAGACTGAAAGGAGAGCACATGAGAGAGCATGCGAGAAGGTGGCTTCTCTGCGCCGTGCTTGCGTTCGCCGCGCTCGTGGCGCTGCCCCAGGCAGCGCTCGCGGAGGCGAAACCGGTGTGGCGCCTGTACAACCAGTACAACGGCGACCACATGTGGACGTTGGACAAAGCGGAGTACGACAAGCTGGTCAAGGTGGGCTGGACCGGGGAGGGTAGGGCGTGGCAAGCGCAGGCTCGAGCCTACTCATCCTATCAGGGATGGGTGATGAGACTTTACAACCCCTGGAGCGGCGAGCACCTCTTTACCATGGATGATGAAGAGTACGATCGCCTCGGTAAAGCGGGCTGGAGGCAGGAGGGCACTGTGTTCGAGTCTGCCGAGGCGGGGACTCCCGTGTGGCGCCTCTACAACAAGTGGCTCACAGCAGGCACCCACCTCTACACCACCAACAAGGCCGAGTACGACCGCCTCGTCAAGCTCGGCTGGACTGGGGAGGGCATACGGCTCTGCGCGGAGCTGCCCGAGTCCCAGCTCAAGCAGTTTACCAGCTACTACATTGGTCCTAACTCCCTTGTCGGTGGCGACGACGGCTCACGCTCGGGTACGCTCTCGACGGGCGTGTCAGCGTCCATCAGGGGCGATACGCTGACCCTGACTCCCAAGGGTGACAGGGCCCTGCTGGTCAAACAGCCCTATTGCGATTTTCACCGCAATGGGCACCCCTATGGATCCGAGAACAGGACGATCATCAACAGCGCGGGGGAACTCAACGGTGGGAAGCTCAGCTTCAGGCTCACGGAGTCGACGGTGTATATCGTGAGGCATCCAGTTGACCCAGGATTTTGGTTCGAGGTAGTTGGCGGTAGGGAGAAGCTCGAGAAGGTGGATATCAAGGGTATTTCCTGGCCCCACGATGAACTTATTGTTGACGCGCAGGGCAACGTCGTCTCGCTGTGCCTGATGTCCTGAGCAAGCGGTAAGGCTGCGGTTACGGGCATCCCTCGCCCTCTGTAGCCGAGTGGCAATTCCCATATCAAGCGGGGTCCCGTGGAGCTTGCGGTGGCGGCGCGTCCCTTGAGGGGGCGCGCCGTCGCGCGCCCTTGGCCGACGGCCACCGATGGGACATCGTCCGGGGGCGTCGCGGCCCTCGCGTGCCCGGCTGTCCCGCCGCCCGCGACCCGCTCGTCTCCGGCGGGGGCCCGAGGCGCTGTGGCGCACCCGGGCCCCAGGGGAGGGCGGCCGGCCGCACCCTGCCCGCTTTCCCAGGAGGTAGAGCGGTGCCGGGGCGCGCTCAAGTTCTGCTCCTTTCTACATCCCCTCGATCAGCGCCTCTCCTCACCTGGACAATCGCAGCGCCACCTTACGGAAAAGTACAGTTTGGAGTTGCGTCTCACGGAAAAGTGCATTCTGCAACCCCAGCACGCCAACAGTCACCCAGAGTGCGTCTTTTCGTGAGAGTCCGCGCCAGAGTGCGTCTTTCCGTAGAATGCGTCTTTTCTTATCTGGGCAAACGCAGTGTCACCTCACGGAAAGACGCACTCTGCTTCTGCGACCTCACCAAAAAGCGCATTCCGCAACCGCAGCGTTATGAAAAAGCGCACTTTGACTCACTCGTTCAGGCCACGCGTCACCAAAAGGCACATTTTGCGACCTTCGTACCGCCCGGACCACGTTTCTCCGTGACGCGCGGGGCGGCGAAGGGAAGGCGGTTGCGTCGCGTGCCCCCTCCAACTGACCCTCGCATATGTGGAGAAGAGATGCAGGGGCGAGGCGGTGAGCGTGCCTCAAATTTCCTTAGTTAATCTAACTAGTGAGCAAGAGAATTCGACCTGTGACGTACGGGAGGGTTGCCATGCAAGCGCAACATGCCAGACAGCCCCTCCGCCGGAGTACCTGCGCGAATGTCGCACCTACCCCTTACGGCGCCATGAAGGATGAGGACGCGTTCGCGAGTGAGGTGAGCAGTCTCT
The DNA window shown above is from Olsenella sp. oral taxon 807 and carries:
- the asnA gene encoding aspartate--ammonia ligase, with amino-acid sequence MTIIPEGYESRLSLYDTQRAVERIKYIFLAKLCTALHLVRVTAPLVVDPTTGMNDNLSGIERPVSFDVLATGKNAEVVQSLAKWKRYALRRYDFNMGKGLVCDMNAIRRDETLDNLHSIYVDQWDWEKVICEEDRTLEYLQDVVSRIVTAICDTLDELKWHYPQLDVELDRRVTFVSAQELEDLYPELAPQERERCFVADHHTTFIIGIGRALRSGRPHDSRSPDYDDWDLNGDLLFWDDVLGCALEASSMGIRVSPTSLDQQLTIAGCDDRRKLPFHKMLLEGELPYTIGGGIGQSRLCMLLLGKAHVGEVQASVWDGETVRTCQASGVQLL
- a CDS encoding TetR/AcrR family transcriptional regulator, with product MPRRRQDPTIRRGELIDAASRLFLSKGYAATSVRNILDEVGNRTASPSVFYYYFKSKEEIYQAVLRRHSERYLQAIDEVVARWEDDPDKLMMGVAPLFLATLTRGGHGNEAVSSAENLLFSLKLREDLTQRFVEVWELFIRAKGWRGTNEEDIHQAAVFVAGGIGEMVYDLSYARGGNDDPSPLMDRMVDFCAGALGAPEDERQRYKGVVHAYLDRAH
- a CDS encoding SRPBCC family protein; this translates as MHTLTERIDIDAPFERLCDWADNFEEEFVRWSPYHLECELYDGGVTVGSRVRFREIVMGLDYDVTGTITQSVRDRDHFRFVFRSDRKTAFITFEGERTETGCRFSHTESFGVKTPIIGPVINFLVFNVFFRKKANWQLIRDDMILDNRYLKEILEEGRYPERISPDELRRKRA
- a CDS encoding class I SAM-dependent methyltransferase; this encodes MSDARASRHVKLQGVADTTYIPMVARIYATERFPEYFRDATALKLRDRIPVETLERIRKHSSEYTMLASVARYHVLDELVRSFAARYPGGCNVINLGAGLETMAQRLSLPAVTFYEIDLPKTIELRRSLIDPLPSEVIIAGDMFELGWTGRVDRKVPSLLIASGVFQYFREEQVTGFLRDLAERLPGSELVFDATNEVGVRYANRYVKRTGNASAQILFYVNDARAFADELGMPLVEERVFYTEARRVLKGKLRLWTRIAMRVCDDKRRAILIHLKLQGRSPAQSSGAASRACGQSAPLREGLGGCGQTAPLREVKLQTDLCGPWRNPPHSLAGGCSSAFAQLSYFP